The genomic interval GCGGTTGACCACGTCCAAGTCTTTGACATCGCGCACGGTCATGATGCCCATGCCGTAGGTGCCGTTGTCGGCCTTGACGATGACGAATGGTTTTTCGTTGATGCCGTACTCTTTGTATTTGCGCTTGATCTTGGTGAGCAAGGCATCCACATTGGTCTTCAAGCACTCCATGCCCGTGCCCTCAGCGAAGTTGACTTCGCCGCACTGGTTGAACATGGGGTTGATCAGCCACGGATCGATCCCCAACAACTTGCCAAAACGTTTGGCGACTTCTTCGTAGCACTCAAAGTGTTTGCTCTTGCGGCGCACGCTCCAGCCCGCATGCAGCGGTGGCAACAGGTGTTGCTCATGCAAGTCTTCCAAGATGCCAGGAATGCCTGCGCTCAAATCGTTGTTGAGCAAAATCGTGCAAGGGTCAAAGTCTTTGAGCCCCAAGCGACGTTTGCCACGAATCACCGGCTCCAACGTGACGCTGTCACCGTTGGGCAAATCGATGGTGGTGTTTTCTTTGATCTCAGGGTTGATTGAGCCAATGCGCACATTCAAACCAGCCATGTGGAAGATGCGCTGCAGCTGCGCCACGTTCGACAAATAGAAGGTGTTGCGCGTGTGGTTCTCGGGGATCAACAGCAGATTGCGCGCTTCAGGGCAAATCTTCTCGATCGCGGCCATCGCGGCTTGCACGGCAAGCGGCAGCATTTCAGGCGTGAGGTTGTTCCAGCCGCCTGGGTAGAGGTTGGTATCTACGGGAGCGAGCTTGAAACCCGCATTGCGAATATCGACTGAGCTGTAGAAAGGAGGGGTGTGCTCCATCCACTCCAAACGAAACCAACGCTCGATGGCAGGCATGGAATCGAGGATGCGTTGTTCAAGCTCGTTGATGGGGCCGTTGAGGGCGGTGATGAGATGAGGAACCATGGTGTCCTTGTATGTGGAAAGTAATTCTAGGACGTTGGGATGACAAGACGCGTTTCAAACGAAGAAGTGTCGCGCCATTGGCTAGGTGCGAATTTCACCTTGACCCAACACCACGTATTTCAATGAGGTCAGACCTTCGATGCCCACAGGTCCCCGGGCATGAAATTTATCGGTAGAAATGCCTATTTCAGCACCCAAACCGTATTCAAAACCATCTGCAAATCGGGTGCTGGCATTGACCATCACGCTGGACGAGTCCACCTCGCGCAAAAAGCGCTGGGCGTGCATGTGGTCGCGCGTGAGAATGGATTCGGTGTGGTGACTGGAGTAGTGGTTGATGTGGGCAATGGCTTCGTCCAAGCCTTCCACCACTTTGATGCTGATGATGGGGCCCAAATATTCTTCAAACCAATCCTGCTCGGTTGCGTCTTTGAGGTTTGCACCTTTGACTTGTGTGAGGATAGTTTTGGCTTCTGGAGAACAGCGCATCTCCACACCTTTGGCAGCAAAGATGGCGCCAATCTTGGGCAAAAACTCGGCGGCCACGCCACGTGCGACCAACAAGCTTTCGCTGGCGTTGCAAGGGCTGTACTTTTGGGTCTTGGCGTTGTCGGCCACGGTCACCGCCATGGCGATGTCGCAAGGGTCGTCCACATAGGTGTGGCAATTGCCGTCCAAGTGTTTGATAACGGGCACTTTGGCGTCGCGACTGATGCGCTCGATCAAGCCCTTGCCGCCGCGCGGAATGATGACGTCCACAAACTCAGGCATGGCAATCAAATGGCCTACCGCCTCGCGGTCGGTGGTTTGCACCAGTTGCACAGCATCGGTCGGCAAGCCGCTTTCGCTCAGTGCTTGTTGCACCAACTTTGCCAACGCTTTATTAGACTCAATCGCTTCCGAACCGCCACGCAAGATGCAGGCGTTGCCGCTCTTGATGGACAACGAAGCGGCTTCAATCGTCACGTTGGGACGACTTTCGAAAATCATGCCAAACACGCCCAAAGGCACACGCATTTGGCCCACGCGAATGCCGCTGGGTTGCTCTTTCAAGCCTGTGATTTCGCCAATCACCTCTGGCATGGCGGCGAGTTGTTCGCAACCTTGCGCGCAGGTTTCCAACACTTTGGGCGTGAGCTTCAAGCGGTCCACCATAGGCGCATCCAAGCCTGCGGCGATGGCGCGCTCAATGTCTTTGGCATTGTCAATTTGCAGCGCGGCGATGTTGTCACGCAGCAAAGCGGCCAGCTTGCGCAGCGCGGTGTTTTTGACCGCGGCAGAGGCTTTGGCCATTTGCGCTGAAGCGACTTTGGCTTGAGCGCCCAGCGCGTGCATGTGGTCGGCAACGTTGAGAGTCGTCATGGTGTGTTTTCCTAATTAAGCGTTGCGCGGCATACAAGCGCGGCACAAACGCATGGCCAAACGGTGCAGGGCTTGCCAATTGTCGGCAGGCCATTCTGGTGTTTTCAAGCCTTTGACAATGCCGTCGACCTGGTGAGCCGATTGCAACAATTTTTCCAGCATGCCCACGCTCAAGCGTGGCAGCACGCGTTCAAACAAGCGCTCGCGCGGACCCCAGATGCGTTGCTCGCGCAGCGCCATCGGTAAGGCCTTGCCCGATGCGACAGCATCCTTGACACGTTTCAAAGCACGGATTTCTTCGGCCAGCGTGTAGTGCACCAACACCTCCGCTTCACCTTCGGCCTTCAAACCATCGAGCATGCGTTGCACGCGCAGGGGCTGACCGCTGAGTACAGCTTCTGAGAGTTTGAACACGTCATAACGTGCCACGTTCATCACTGCGCGTTCGACTTGCTCAAAGCTCAACTCGCCTGCGGGGTACAGAAGGCCAAGCTTTTGAATTTCTTGGTGCGCTGCCAGCAAGTTGCCTTCCACACGCTCGGCAAAAAATTGCAAGGTGTGTTGACCCGCTTCGCCAGCAGCGACGCGTTGCTGCTGCGCACCCAAACGTTGCGCAATCCACGTGGGCAAAGCGTGGCGTTCAATCGGATCAATCTGCACGCTGATGCCGTTGTTTTCTAAGGCACCGAACCAAGCCGAGCTTTTGGTGGCTTTGTCTAAGCGCGGCAACAGCACCACGGTCAACGTGCTGTCATTGCCCACAGCCAACTCAGCAATTTGCTGCAAAGCTGTGCTGCCTTCTTTGCCGGGCTTGCCCGAAGGAATGCGAATTTCAATGAGTTGCTTATCGGCAAACAAGCTCATGGAGCCGCCTGCCGCCAACACTTCGCCCCAATCAAAATGCGCACCAGCCACGGTGTAGACGTTGCGTTCGGTGTAGCCCTGTTCGCGTGCAGTATTGCGCAAAGCATCTAGCGCTTCTTGCTGCAACAGAGGCTCATCGCCATGAAAGGTGTAGAGGCTGCGCAAGCCTTTGCTTGCCTGCGTTTGCAGGTGATTGGCAAATTGAGCGCTGGCGACTTGCATGTTTAAATTTGACGCACAGCTGCCAGGCGGCGTTGAATTTGCAAGACCAAATCATTTTCCATGTCGCGATACAGCAAGGCTTCTTCTGACTCTTTGGACAGCGCGCCAGTTTCGTTGAAGTTGATGTCGCGGGTCAGCATGATTTCCGTGTCGGGAATCAGCTCAATGCCGTTGCGTGAGCGCAGGCGAAAACGGTAACGCAAACGCAACTGAAATTCACGAATGGCACCCGTCGATGTGCGACCCACCACCACCTTTTCACGCAACTCAAACAGCTGATCAAAAATGACTTGTGCGCGTTCAATTTGACGCGGATCGCCGATGACCTCAACCTGACCTGAAGACTCCAAACTGCGCTTGAGCTTCACGCCAAAGGGCGACACGATGGGAATGCTGCTAAACAGCGTGTTGAATGCATAGCTGGGCGGCTTACGCAGCTCAAAACCACACCCCGCCAGCCCTGTCATGAGGGCGGTGGACATCAACCAAGCGCGACGTGTGGTGTGCATATCAACCTTTAAACGACGATGTTGACCAAGCGGCCAGGCACGACGATGACCTTCTTGGGCGCAGCACCATTGGCTTGCTTGATGAAGGCGTCGGTGGCCAACGCGGCTTGCTCGATTTGTTCTTTGGTGGCCGTGGCGCTGACGGTGACCGAGCCGCGCAACTTGCCGTTGATTTGCAGCATCAGCTCCAGCTCGTCACGTTGCAAGGCGCGCTCGTCGACCTCTGGCCAAGCGGTGTCGAGCAAGTCGCCCGACTGCTTGGCGTAGCCCAACTCAGCCCACAAGTTCGCACTGATGTGCGGGCAGGCGGGGTAGAGCATGCGCAGCAAAACAGACATGCCTTCGCACAACACAGCGTTGTCGCCCTCGCTGCCATCGGCCTTGAAATCTTCCAAGGCATTGAGCAACTTCATGCAGCCCGACACCACGGTGTTGTATTGCATGCGGTCATAGTCGTAGCTGACTTGCTTGAGCACCACATGCATTTCGCGACGCAAATCGGCAGCTTCTTTGCGCGGCTTGGCGGCGCTCAAGTTGCCAGCGGTGGCGGCCTTGAGCGTGGCCTCGTGTTTGAACGCAAAGTTCCACACGCGACGCAAGAAACGGTAGCTGCCTTCCACCGCCGCATCGTTCCACTCCAACGTGGCTTCGGGCGGCGCGGTAAACATGGTGTACAGACGCGCGGTGTCGGCGCCGTAGCGCTCGATCAGGTCTTGTGGGTCCACGCCGTTGTTCTTGGACTTGGACATGGTGCCCACGCCTTCGTAGTCGATGGCGGTGCCCACGGGCAATTTGCCGTCGCTGCTGTCGGCCGCGTTTTTGAGCTTGGCGCCCACCACTTTGCCTGCGTCGTCCAGCACATGCTCGACATCGTGGGGCCAGAAATAATCTTTGCCACCTTTGGCCGTGCGGCGTGAGTAAATGTGGTTGAGCACCATGCCTTGCGTGAGCAGCTTGGTGAAGGGCTCGTCCACTTTGACCAGGCCCATGTCGCGCATGACTTTGGTCCAGAAACGTGCGTAGAGCAAATGCAAAATCGCGTGCTCAATGCCGCCAATGTATTGGTCCATCGGCGCCCAGTACTGCGCGCCCTCAGCCACCATTGCATCCGTGTTGGTTGGGTCGCAATAGCGCATGAAGTACCACGACGAGTCCACAAAGGTGTCCATCGTGTCGGTCTCGCGGCGGGCGGGCTTGCCGCACACGGGGCATGTCACACCCGCATGGAAACCTTCGTGCTTGTGCAACGGGTTGCCTGAACCATCAGGGATGCAGTCTTGCGGCAACACCACGGGCAGGTCTTTTTCGGGCACGGGCACAGCGCCGTGTTCGTCGCAATGAATGATGGGGATCGGTGTGCCCCAATAGCGCTGGCGGCTGATACCCCAGTCGCGCAAACGCCAAGTGGTCTTCTTCTCGCCCAAGCCTTTGGCGGCGAGCAACTCGGCCACTTTGTTGACGGCTGCTTTTTGGTTCAAGCCATCGAGTTCGCCAGAGTTGATGCAGACGCAGCTTTGTTTGTCGCCGTACCACTCTTGCCACTCTTTGTCATTGAACGCTTGGTCTTTGACCGACACCACTTGTTGGATGGGCAAGTCGTATTTCAAAGCAAACGCAAAGTCACGTTCGTCATGCGCAGGCACGCCCATGACTGCACCATCGCCGTAAGACATGAGCACGTAGTTGCCCACCCACACTTCGACTTTCGCGCCGGTCAGTGGGTGCGTGACGAACAAGCCCGTAGGCATGCCTTTTTTCTCTTGCGTGGCCAGCTCGGCTTCGGTGGTGCCGCCGCTTTTGCATTCTTCGAGGAACGCAGCCAACGCAGGGTTCGTCGCCGCAGCGTGCAATGCCAGCGGATGCTCGGCGGCCACCGCACAAAACGTCACACCCATGATGGTGTCGGCGCGTGTGGTGAACACATACATTTTTCCGTCGCCGATAAGCGAGCCATCTGCACCGGCAATGTCGTGCGTGAACGCAAAGCGCACACCCTCGCTCTTGCCAATCCAGTTCTCTTGCATCAAGCGCACTTTGTCGGGCCAGCCGTTCAAGGTGGCTTTCTCGTTGCCAATTTGCACATGGTCCAACAACTCTTGCGCGTAACGGGTGATGTCGAGGTAATAGCCAGGAATCTCGCGCTTCTCAACCGGAGCGCCCGTGCGCCAGCCTTTGCCGTCAATCACTTGCTCGTTGGCCAACACGGTTTGGTCCACCGGGTCCCAGTTCACGACTTGAGTCTTGCGGTAAGCGATGCCTTTTTCGAGCATCTTCAAGAAGAGCCATTGGTTCCACTTGTAGTAGGTCGCATCGCAGGTGGCCACTTCGCGTGACCAGTCGATGGCCAAACCCATCGCCTGCATTTGCTTCTTCATGTAAGCGATGTTCTCGTACGTCCACTTCGCGGGCGGCACGCCGTTTTTCAGCGCGGCGTTTTCAGCAGGCAGCCCAAAGGCGTCCCAGCCCATGGGCATCAACACGTTGTAGCCCTTCATGCGCAGGTTGCGCGTGAGCATGTCGTTGATGGTGTAGTTGCGCACGTGCCCCATGTGCAGCTTGCCGCTGGGGTAAGGCAGCATGGAGCAGGCGTAAAACTTTTTCTTGGACGCGTCTTCGGTCACGCGGTAGGCGTCGGCTTGGGTCCAAGCGGCCTGAACGGCGCGTTCTACCTCGGTGTGGTTGTATTTGTCTTGCATGGAATCAGTCAGAGAATCCCCGCTGGGGTCGCGAGGCAGCGCCTTCAAACAAAGGCAAAGAATGCACTGATTTTAGGCCTTGGTTTGAGGGCAATCGGGATGCCAAAGAAGGCAACACTCAGCGAGTGAAGACGAAGCTCATTAAGGCGCGGCAACGGGCTGCTTGCGCTCGGTCACAAAGCCAATGCGGTTCATGCCCGCTTGCTGGGCCAAGCCCATGACTTCGACCACTTTGCCGTAGGGCACGCGCTCGTCAGCGCGCAGCTGCACTTCAGGCAGTTCGCCATGGTCTACGGCTAAGTCTTTGGAGGCTTCGGCATTCAAACTGCGCTTGAGCTCATCCAAAGTGATGCGTTTGTCGTCTAAAAAAATAGCACCTTTGTTGTCAATGCTGAGTTTGACAAAGCGCGGCGGCGCGCTGCTGGCCTGTGCGCCTTCGGTTTTAGGCAAATCAAGCTTCAAAGCGCTGACCATCAAAGGTGCGGTGATGATGAAAATCACCAGCAACACCATCATCACGTCGACCAAGGGGGTGACGTTGATGTCGCTCATGGGCGTTTGACCCGGCGTGCGCTCAAAACGTCCGAAAGCCATCAGAGCTCTCGCAGGTCGTGGGCAAAGCCTTCCAGCTCTTGCTCCAAACGGTTAATCACGCGGCCCATCACGTTAAACGCCAACACGGCTGGCAAAGCCACAGCCAAGCCCGCAGCCGTCATGACCAAGGCCTCGCCCACGGGACCAGCCACGCGCTCGATGGTGAGCTGACCTGCCGTGGCAATGCCGGTCAGCGCGTGATAAATACCCCACACCGTACCCAGTAAACCCACAAACGGCGCGGTAGAACCGACAGTGGCCAGCAAAACTTGACCCGACTGCAAACGGTGCAACACGCCATGTAAGGCATCGCGCAACACGCGCGTGCGCTGGGCCGACACATCGCCTTGCGCACCCAACGTGCCGGGCATGAGTTGTTGGTTGGCTTGCGCCAGTGGCAACAGCACCGCCGTGCGCTCTACCGCCGTCAAAGCTTGGATGCCTTGCTGCACATCACGCGCTTGCCAAAATGCAGCTTTGCCATTGACAACGTCCGCACTCACGCGGTGCAGCAACCAGGCTTTGTAAAAAATAACGGTCCAGCTGGCCACCGACATGGCAAGCATTGCCAAGGCCAAGGTGGCGCTGAGCGCGTCACCTTGCAAAGCAGCAGCGAAGAAGTCCATAGAAATTAGCGCAGGCTCAAGACATCAAACATGTCGAACAAGCCGTTTTTCTTGCTGGCCAAGAAGCTTGCTGCACGCAAACTGCCTTGGGCGTAGGTGGCGCGACTGGACGACTTGTGCGTGATTTCGATGCGCTCGCCAATGCCAGCGAACAACACGGTGTGGTCGCCCACGATATCGCCACCACGGATGGTGGAGAAACCGATGGTGGAGGGGTCGCGCTCACCCGTGTGGCCATAACGCTCATACACCGCGCAATCTTTGAGGTCGCGACCGATGGCGTCGGCAATCACTTCGCCCATTTTCAATGCGGTGCCTGAAGGCGCATCCACCTTGTGGCGGTGGTGGGCTTCGATGATTTCAATGTCATAGCCCGTGGGCATGGCTTGCGCAGCCATTTGCAACAGTTTCAAAGTCACGTTCACACCCACGCTCATGTTGGGCGCCATGACGATAGCGATGTCCTTGGCGGCTTCGGCGATTTCTGCCTTTTGCTCGTCCGTAAAACCAGTGGTGCCAATGACCAACTTGACGCCCAATTCACGGCAAATCTTCAAATGCGCCAGCGTGCCTTCAGGACGCGTGAAGTCAATCAACACATGGCTGTTTTGCAAGCCTTTGCGCACATCAGATTCGATGTTCACGCCGCTGGCTTGACCCAAAAAGCCAGTCGCATCGTTACCGATGCCAGGGCTAGAAGGCACATCCAAGGCGCCAGCCAACATGCACATGGGGTCGTTGCGCACAGCCTCGATCAGCATATGGCCCATGCGGCCACTGGCGCCAGCGATGGCAATTTTCAAAATGTCAGGAGATTGAGCCATGGTGTGTCGGCACTTTCAAAAATCAACGAGCCACTTCGAGCGGCGGGTAAGTAACTGGGCCAACAGGTGCTGCTGGCTGGGCTGAGCCTTGAGCAGGTGCCGGCTTGGTTGGGAACTTAGCCAAATCGGCCTCAGTGGCTTTGAGCTCTGGCAATTTGGTAGGTGGGCGACGGTTGTCTAGCTTGGCTGCGAACTCGGCCTCGGTAGGCAATGGATCGCCCTCAATGCGGTCCAACACATCGCCTTTGAAGAACACGCTGAAGCGGCGTTGCTGCGGTTCAGCACCTTGACGACGGATGGTGAAAGCGTAGTCCCACCGGTCTGCATGAAACAAGCTGGTCACCAAGGGTGTACCGAGCACATCACGCACCGCTTGGCGGGGCATGCCTGCGCGCAGAGCTTGTACTTGCTCACGCGAGACAAAGTTGCCTTGCACGACTTCGGGCTTGTAAATCAGGTTGCTCGAACAGGCCGTCAGCCCTAGGCCCGCGACCACGCAAGCCAGGGCCACAAAGCGGCGTTGCTGACGCAAAAATTCTGGGGCATTTCGACAGGATTCAAACATGGTGTGAAAGGCCGAATGAGGCGCTAAGGCTATGATTCGTTCATTGTAGCGGTGGGTCTATTTCCAGCGCTGAGCGAAAGGCAAAATGGCACACCCAGACGACCTCAAAAGCATTGGCCTCAAGGCCACCGCACCTCGCCTGAAAATTTTGGAAATTTTCCAACAAGGCACGCAACGGCACATGACGGCCGAGGACGTGTATCGCCATTTATTGTTGCAAAACATGGACATTGGCATCGCCACGGTTTACCGCGTGTTGATGCAGTTTGAGCAAGCTGACATTTTGAAACGCAGCCACTTTGAGAGCGAACGTGCGGTATATGAGCTGAATGAAGGCGAGCACCACGACCACCTGGTGTGCCTAGACTGCGGGCGCGTAGAAGAGTTTCACGACGAAGAGATCGAAGCTCTGCAGGTCCAAGTGGCCAAGCGCCACGGATTCGAGATTGCAGACCACGCGCTCAGTCTGTATGCCCACTGCGTTAAAAAAAATTGCGAGCATCGCCCTGCGGGCAAATAAGGCTTAGCCTTGCGACATGGCGCGCTGGTGGCGCGCGATGAACTCTTGATAAGTGTCGACACCGCGCAACTGCAAAATTGAGTTGCGCACCGCCGCCTCCACCAACACCGCAATGTTGCGACCCGCGACCACTTGAATGACAACCTTACGCACGGGTACGCCCAACACGTCTTGCGTAAGAGGCTCATGGGGCAAACGCTCGTAGTCGCGTTCTAGGGTTTCTTTGCGCACCAAATGCACGATAAGCTTCAAGCGCATCTTGCGACGCACCGCGGTTTCACCAAAGATGGCACGAATATCGAGCAAACCAATGCCGCGCACTTCCAGCAAGTTTTGCAGCAACTCGGGACAGCGACCTTCGATGGTGGTTTGGTTGATGCGGTACAAATCGACCGCGTCGTCGGCCACCAGGCCGTTACCACGAGAAATCAACTCCAAGCCCAGCTCGCTTTTACCCAAGCCAGACTCACCGGTAATCATCACGCCCAAGCCCAAAATGTCCATGAACACGCCGTGCATGGTGGTGCGATCGGCAAAGTGCTTGGACAAATAAGCGCGCAACAAATCAATGACAAAAGCCGCCGACTCATGCGTGGCAAACAAGGGGATTTGGGCTCGCTCACACATGGACACCAAAGCCTCGGAGGGCTGCTGACCATCAGCCAAGACCAACACCGGAGGCTCTAAGGTGACGATGCGCGCGATGCGCCGTGCGCAGTCTTCGGGCGAGCATTTGCTGACGTAATTGGCTTCACGCTCACCCATCACTTGCACGCGGTAGGGATGGATGTAATTGAGATACCCCACCAAGTCGGCGCCAGAGCGCGCGCTGCGGACAGCCACCTCGTCAAAGTGGCGCTCTGAGGCGCCTAAGCCGGCAATCCATTCCCAACGCAGTCGACCGCGAAAGGCTTCAAACAGCACATCCGCGCTGATGACGGAAGGCCTCACGGTTGCACCGCATTCCAGGTGGAGATGATGCGGTGGAGTTCCGTCGCGTCATCGCAGGTTTTGATTTTTTCGCGCAAGCCGGTGTCGCTGAGCAACTCAGCGATTTCAGACAAAATTTCAAGGTGCTTTTGCGTAGACGCCTCGGGCACCAGCAAAAAGATGAGCAGACTCACAGGCTGCTCGTCAGGGGCGTCAAAGCCAATGGCTTTGTCTAGCTGGAACACCGCCGCCATGGGCGACTTTAAGCCTTTGATGCGGCCATGCGGAATCGCCACGCCGTGCCCCAACCCTGTGGAGCCTAAACGCTCACGCGCAAACAAGCTCTCGGCCACCAAAGCGCGATTGAGGCCGTGCAGGCCCTCAAACAACAAGCCCGCCTCTTCAAAGGCGCGCTTTTTACTGGTGACCTCAACACGCACAAGAACTTGTGCTGGAGGAAGAATAGAAGCTAAACGATTCATGATTGAGCGCAGATTATGCACCTACAAAATAACAAGCCTTGAAACGACAAAACCGCCGATTCACGGCGGTTTTGAGAAGTTTCTAGGCCTACATCAAACGCTTGGGACTCTCATGGTGATGGTTTTGCAAGCGGTCTTTGTGCCGAACCACTTGACGATCCAGCTTATCCACCAACTCATCCACGGCTGCGTACATGTCTTCATGTGCACTCTCGGCGAACATATCGCTACCTTTGACGTGGATATTGCACTCTGCTTTTTGACGGCGCTCTTTCTCAGTTTGGTTCTCAATGCTAAGCAGCACCTTCACATCAACCACCTGATCGAAATGTCGGGTGATGCGGTCTAGCTTGCCTGTCACGTAAGTGCGCAAGGCGGGAGTTACTTCAAGATGGTGACCACTGATCGTCAAGTTCATAAAAAACCTCCATTGGTGAGTTAGCGCTTTCACTATGCGCTCAGCCCACCTAAAAGGCAATGGGTTGAACTCAAAATCAGCCCAAAAACACCCTACGGAAAACCCCTAGACTGCACCGAGGCGGTGCGATAATCTGCGCCACATCAACAGCGGAGCTATCTCCTTGGAAACCTACCCTAGTCGGTAGCTTTCGGATCGCACCAGGCCTATAGACGGCGCGCGAATTCGAAAGCTGCATTTCTCACCCTTCGAATTTCTGTGCCCCACGCGCAAGGACTGCCATGCTCAATATCTTCACGCTGGCCAACGGTCGACTCTTTCAAGAAGAGATCGAATCGCTGGAAGAACTCTCCAAATTCCAACCCATCTGGGTTGACCTCGAAGCGCCCACGCTTGAGGAAAAACGCTGGATCAAGCAGTACTACGGCCTTTCCATCCCCGAAGATGCGATGGACGAGGACATTGAAGAGTCTGCCCGCTTCTACGAAGAAGACAACGGCGAACTACACATCCGTAGCGACTTTTTGATCGCCGACGAAGACGAGCCCCGCACCGTGCGTGTGGCGTTCATCTTGAACCAAAACAACGCGTCGCTACGCAGCCGTGGCGTGTTGTTCTCCATTCACGACGAAGACGTACCCGTGTTCCGCTTGTTGCGCATGCGTGCACGCCGCGCGCCTGGCTTGATTGAAGACGACAAAGACGTTCTGTTAAAGCTCTTTGACGCCGACGCCGAATACTCAGCCGACACACTAGAAGGCATTTACGACCAGCTCGAAAAAGCAGGCAAGTTGGTACTGTCTGAAGACGTGACCGACGTGCTGGCCGGTGAAGTGCTGGGTGCCATTGCACGCCAAGAAGACTTGAACGGCCGCATTCGCCGTAACGTGATGGACACCCGCCGCGCCGTGAGTTTCATGATGCGCTCGCGCATGCTCAATGCCGACCAGTTTGAAGAAGCCCGCCAAATTTTGCGTGACATCGAATCGCTCGACAACCACACGGCTTTCTTGTTTGACAAAATTAACTTCTTGATGGATGCGACCGTGGGTTTCATCAACATCAACCAGAACAAGATCATCAAGATCTTCTCGGTGGCCAGCGTGGCCTTGCTGCCGCCCACCTTGATTGCCAGCATCTACGGCATGAACTTCCAGTACATGCCAGAGCTCGACAAGACGTGGGGTTATCCGATGGCCTTGTGCCTGATGATTGCCAGCGCTTTGGTGCCCATGTGGTACTTCCGCAAACGCGGCTGGCTCAAGTAATCAAACGGCCAGCGTG from Limnohabitans curvus carries:
- the gshA gene encoding glutamate--cysteine ligase; its protein translation is MVPHLITALNGPINELEQRILDSMPAIERWFRLEWMEHTPPFYSSVDIRNAGFKLAPVDTNLYPGGWNNLTPEMLPLAVQAAMAAIEKICPEARNLLLIPENHTRNTFYLSNVAQLQRIFHMAGLNVRIGSINPEIKENTTIDLPNGDSVTLEPVIRGKRRLGLKDFDPCTILLNNDLSAGIPGILEDLHEQHLLPPLHAGWSVRRKSKHFECYEEVAKRFGKLLGIDPWLINPMFNQCGEVNFAEGTGMECLKTNVDALLTKIKRKYKEYGINEKPFVIVKADNGTYGMGIMTVRDVKDLDVVNRKTRNKMSVVKDGQEVNQVIIQEGVLTHERLNDAVAEPVVYMMDRYVVGGFYRVHADRGVDENLNAPGASFVPLAFEQSAHTPQPGMKPGASTPNRFYMYGVIGRLAMLAASYELEATDPEAENYD
- a CDS encoding glutamate-5-semialdehyde dehydrogenase, producing MTTLNVADHMHALGAQAKVASAQMAKASAAVKNTALRKLAALLRDNIAALQIDNAKDIERAIAAGLDAPMVDRLKLTPKVLETCAQGCEQLAAMPEVIGEITGLKEQPSGIRVGQMRVPLGVFGMIFESRPNVTIEAASLSIKSGNACILRGGSEAIESNKALAKLVQQALSESGLPTDAVQLVQTTDREAVGHLIAMPEFVDVIIPRGGKGLIERISRDAKVPVIKHLDGNCHTYVDDPCDIAMAVTVADNAKTQKYSPCNASESLLVARGVAAEFLPKIGAIFAAKGVEMRCSPEAKTILTQVKGANLKDATEQDWFEEYLGPIISIKVVEGLDEAIAHINHYSSHHTESILTRDHMHAQRFLREVDSSSVMVNASTRFADGFEYGLGAEIGISTDKFHARGPVGIEGLTSLKYVVLGQGEIRT
- the holA gene encoding DNA polymerase III subunit delta is translated as MQVASAQFANHLQTQASKGLRSLYTFHGDEPLLQQEALDALRNTAREQGYTERNVYTVAGAHFDWGEVLAAGGSMSLFADKQLIEIRIPSGKPGKEGSTALQQIAELAVGNDSTLTVVLLPRLDKATKSSAWFGALENNGISVQIDPIERHALPTWIAQRLGAQQQRVAAGEAGQHTLQFFAERVEGNLLAAHQEIQKLGLLYPAGELSFEQVERAVMNVARYDVFKLSEAVLSGQPLRVQRMLDGLKAEGEAEVLVHYTLAEEIRALKRVKDAVASGKALPMALREQRIWGPRERLFERVLPRLSVGMLEKLLQSAHQVDGIVKGLKTPEWPADNWQALHRLAMRLCRACMPRNA
- the lptE gene encoding LPS assembly lipoprotein LptE; its protein translation is MHTTRRAWLMSTALMTGLAGCGFELRKPPSYAFNTLFSSIPIVSPFGVKLKRSLESSGQVEVIGDPRQIERAQVIFDQLFELREKVVVGRTSTGAIREFQLRLRYRFRLRSRNGIELIPDTEIMLTRDINFNETGALSKESEEALLYRDMENDLVLQIQRRLAAVRQI
- the leuS gene encoding leucine--tRNA ligase; this encodes MQDKYNHTEVERAVQAAWTQADAYRVTEDASKKKFYACSMLPYPSGKLHMGHVRNYTINDMLTRNLRMKGYNVLMPMGWDAFGLPAENAALKNGVPPAKWTYENIAYMKKQMQAMGLAIDWSREVATCDATYYKWNQWLFLKMLEKGIAYRKTQVVNWDPVDQTVLANEQVIDGKGWRTGAPVEKREIPGYYLDITRYAQELLDHVQIGNEKATLNGWPDKVRLMQENWIGKSEGVRFAFTHDIAGADGSLIGDGKMYVFTTRADTIMGVTFCAVAAEHPLALHAAATNPALAAFLEECKSGGTTEAELATQEKKGMPTGLFVTHPLTGAKVEVWVGNYVLMSYGDGAVMGVPAHDERDFAFALKYDLPIQQVVSVKDQAFNDKEWQEWYGDKQSCVCINSGELDGLNQKAAVNKVAELLAAKGLGEKKTTWRLRDWGISRQRYWGTPIPIIHCDEHGAVPVPEKDLPVVLPQDCIPDGSGNPLHKHEGFHAGVTCPVCGKPARRETDTMDTFVDSSWYFMRYCDPTNTDAMVAEGAQYWAPMDQYIGGIEHAILHLLYARFWTKVMRDMGLVKVDEPFTKLLTQGMVLNHIYSRRTAKGGKDYFWPHDVEHVLDDAGKVVGAKLKNAADSSDGKLPVGTAIDYEGVGTMSKSKNNGVDPQDLIERYGADTARLYTMFTAPPEATLEWNDAAVEGSYRFLRRVWNFAFKHEATLKAATAGNLSAAKPRKEAADLRREMHVVLKQVSYDYDRMQYNTVVSGCMKLLNALEDFKADGSEGDNAVLCEGMSVLLRMLYPACPHISANLWAELGYAKQSGDLLDTAWPEVDERALQRDELELMLQINGKLRGSVTVSATATKEQIEQAALATDAFIKQANGAAPKKVIVVPGRLVNIVV
- a CDS encoding ExbD/TolR family protein is translated as MAFGRFERTPGQTPMSDINVTPLVDVMMVLLVIFIITAPLMVSALKLDLPKTEGAQASSAPPRFVKLSIDNKGAIFLDDKRITLDELKRSLNAEASKDLAVDHGELPEVQLRADERVPYGKVVEVMGLAQQAGMNRIGFVTERKQPVAAP
- a CDS encoding MotA/TolQ/ExbB proton channel family protein gives rise to the protein MDFFAAALQGDALSATLALAMLAMSVASWTVIFYKAWLLHRVSADVVNGKAAFWQARDVQQGIQALTAVERTAVLLPLAQANQQLMPGTLGAQGDVSAQRTRVLRDALHGVLHRLQSGQVLLATVGSTAPFVGLLGTVWGIYHALTGIATAGQLTIERVAGPVGEALVMTAAGLAVALPAVLAFNVMGRVINRLEQELEGFAHDLREL